The Punica granatum isolate Tunisia-2019 chromosome 4, ASM765513v2, whole genome shotgun sequence sequence AAACACATTAAATAGGGTGTAGTGCAGTGGGACATACCTTGACCTGGCATCTAAGAAATTTCAAGTTCGATATTCGTGGTGAGACTATGCGTACCATTTTATTAGctatatgaaattttatatcATTGTGCTAGATCATAAGCCTCTCGTTTGActtaaaaaaagacaaaaagaaaGATACCAAGTAATTGGTTTTTCTATTGAAATGGATCAAAAGGTAGGTAAATCTTTTAGGAAAGAAGTGCCAATGGGTGACATGATTATGAAGGCCTTGATGATTGAAGGTTAGAAGGGTAGCCTTTCAAATACTAGAGCTCATacggataaaaaaaaagttttaatgaAGGTGTAATATTGTTAATTAAAGAAGGGCAAGCATGGAAAAAAGTTTAAGAAACCTTTTGGAGTGAGTTTTACTTTTCtgtatagtatatatatggatatatttAATGAAGCCtgagaatttcaattttgctTCGGAGACTCTGGAAAAGTGTAAGTTGAACACTAAATTTGGTAATTAACATTGTAATGTCTGGTATCAATATAGAGGCGTTTGGAAGGATTGTGTATTTACTTTCTTCCCAGGGAACAGATTCtgtatttaattttacaatttaatgTTAGATATGGTGAGTAAATGTTTACCCTtttatatgtatctatatagAGGAGAGAGAAGCATGTTTATGGATAGTCAATAGCGACTCACTGTAAAACAAATTTTGCGCCACCTTATCAGTCCGCACAAATGAAAGTTCCCCTCACAAATACCTCCTGGCACTCCAAACTCATCCTTAACATGCCCCCTTCTCCGCCCCTCCAACTGCGGGCCGCCATGACCGGCGCCACCTCCTCACTCTCCCTCTATAGTCGCAACAAGGTTGTCGTCATTATGGGCACCACCGGCTCCGGCAAGACCCAACTCGCCATTGACCTTGCCACCCTCTTCCCCTCGGAGATCATCAACTCCGACAAGATGCAAGTCTACGCGGGCCTTGACATCACCACCAACAAAATCCCACTTGAGGACCGCCACGGCGTGCCCCACCACCTGTTAGGCTCCGTCGACCCGGATGACGGCGAGGTCACCCCTTCGGACTTCCGCTCACTCGGTCAATCCATCATCGGGGACATCATTTCCCGTCAGAAGCTCCCCTTCATTGTCGGCGGGTCCAACTCATTCATATACGCGCTGCTAACCGAGAGGTTAGACCCCACCACCGACTTCTTCGGCGCGTTCGACTCACTGAGTACCGAGCTCAAGTACAAATGTTGCTTCCTCTGGGTCAATGTGTCGTTCCCGGTCCTTGATGATTACCTGCGAAAGCGGGTTGACAACATGCTCGCGTCAGGGATGTTTGAGGAGCTTGTCCGGTTCTATGACCAGTGTCGATTCGCCCCGTCAACCAGGACCGGGTTGAGGAAGACCATCGGGTTTCCGGAGTTCGATCGCTGCTTCAAGAGTTACCCGCCACGGAGGGGGGACACGTGGGCGGGATTGGACCCACTACGAAGGGCAGCCTATGAGGAGGCGATTCGGGAAATGAAGGATAACACGTGTCAGTTGGCCAAGAGGCAGATTGCGAAGATCCAGCGATTGAGAGACAGTGGGTGGAACCTGAGGAGGCTAGACGCCACGGAAGCAGTCAGGGCGATGATGATGGCCCCGGGACCTAGGAAGGGACTGAAGTGGGCCGAGATTTGGCAGAGCCAAGTCCAGGGCCCTAGCGTCAAGATTGTGAAAAGGTTCTTGGAggagtagagagagagagagagagagaggaactGGTCCAAGAATATGTGATGGTATGGGAACTCGATTTTGGGAGGACCAATGGGTGTCggggtagagagagagagagagaggaagggagagagaggaactGGTCCAAGAAGATGTGATGGTATGGGAACTCGATTTTGGGAGGACCAATGGGTGTCGGGGTATATACACAATAAAATTCGAATATGAAAAGTTAGATCGGAATTTAAGTGACAATTTCGATTGATAAATTAAGGGATAACAACCTAATTAATTCTTgtaaatagaagaaaactccTATTATTCTTGTTGCTTTCTtccaatgatttttttttcaattacaatggAGGCCTCGTGGGCCTAGtagacaaaaataaaaatcttaatagctAGTAAATGGATAATGATAGTCTCACTGACTATCGAACCTGATACTGTTGGGGACTAGATTTTGGGCCCTAACCTAACCAGGTccataaaatttcataatctTGTAAAAGGTCCATTGTGGTGAGGCGCAACAAGATCCCAGGTCCATCTCGCGAAGCCCATAATTTAAGTGACAATTTCGATTGATAAATTAAGGGATAACAATCTAATTAATTCTTgtaaatagaagaaaactccTATTATTTTCGTTGCTTTCTtccaatgatt is a genomic window containing:
- the LOC116203391 gene encoding adenylate isopentenyltransferase-like; translation: MKVPLTNTSWHSKLILNMPPSPPLQLRAAMTGATSSLSLYSRNKVVVIMGTTGSGKTQLAIDLATLFPSEIINSDKMQVYAGLDITTNKIPLEDRHGVPHHLLGSVDPDDGEVTPSDFRSLGQSIIGDIISRQKLPFIVGGSNSFIYALLTERLDPTTDFFGAFDSLSTELKYKCCFLWVNVSFPVLDDYLRKRVDNMLASGMFEELVRFYDQCRFAPSTRTGLRKTIGFPEFDRCFKSYPPRRGDTWAGLDPLRRAAYEEAIREMKDNTCQLAKRQIAKIQRLRDSGWNLRRLDATEAVRAMMMAPGPRKGLKWAEIWQSQVQGPSVKIVKRFLEE